The following proteins are co-located in the Octopus sinensis linkage group LG24, ASM634580v1, whole genome shotgun sequence genome:
- the LOC115223897 gene encoding uncharacterized protein LOC115223897: MSQCAALNCKSVTSEGSGKTFHLFPKDAIQRQCWLLGMKRENYWPSETSVLCSNHFEPDCFDQIGQTTQLRKDAIPTIFKTTNSLKKLSTSIQPMLKGGLYKCNKCKYSTDKKPNWYKHRNKHLGLRRHCCTECNYKATTSSNLKRHLAIHADLREFKCPFCYNFFRQKIHLDKHILYKHERKRSKLDLTKALSREALKRVSSPKVNTKDSQLNTDLYNQDRILKPIQIWEIPEDPVPLSDGKHDEQSSEQELQFSEQKPQYSENNQQYSQQELRYSDQDDAVPPMVYVPPRSKKVHIVSEHQYHVMESLAQLWKKGKLCDAAIGNGSSVLMVHKIVLLAVCPKLLSTVDTYYNQFLMVNLPQTVSSEALNAFAEYIYKGHLNLDPDLLNQLRTIALCLEIDDLKQLCDSESDSSSSKGQLPNSKKASDPAPDTITLTFYPPQTQQSSENEVNLSSSFAVSSHNLQSVMKSQANVTIKKEMTPGKAQLTRFPSQKDLVEPKSSANLVNVARSEVRDIYEHFQNNDLVSTSIAVCDEEQNLTSHVKSTPLDVNLQQYTYLPLNDRSQVPPEPTSSLHDAAVNNFSPVNHPEPPLESLVKMEPVIIEDDSDDDSLLPSPSSTFMDSSHISSSRPIDDSLSEIITTNCSTNLSDSLTNNHCQDGTNSPGINLSHIAVSSRHKGDSFLNPEIFRYNRQVERHFTSKEINSTLNDEIYTKDFR; this comes from the exons atgtcccagtgtgcagcaTTGAATTGCAAGAGTGTAACGTCAGAAGGTAGCGGCAAAACCTTTCATTT ATTCCCCAAAGATGCCATTCAACGGCAATGTTGGCTGCTCGGAATGAAACGAGAAAACTATTGGCCTTCAGAGACATCTGTGTTATGTTCCAACCACTTTGAACCTGACTGCTTTGACCAAATCGGTCAAACAACTCAGCTAAGAAAGGATGCAATTCCCACCATATTTAAAACTACAAATAGTCTTAAAAAG CTTTCCACATCCATTCAGCCAATGTTGAAAGGAGGACTTTACAAATGCAACAAGTGTAAATACTCGACAGACAAAAAGCCAAACTGGTACAAACATAGGAATAAACATTTAG GTTTACGACGCCACTGTTGTACAGAATGTAACTACAAAGCAACGACAAGCAGCAACCTCAAGCGCCACCTGGCAATCCATGCGGATCTTAGGGAATTCAAATGTCCCTTTTGCTATAATTTCTTTCGCCAAAAGATTCACCTGGACAAACATATACTCTATAAACAtgag cGCAAAAGATCAAAGTTGGACCTGACCAAAGCGTTAAGCCGTGAAGCACTGAAAAGGGTTTCCTCTCCTAAAGTTAACACAAAAGATTCCCAGCTAAATACGGACCTTTACAATCAAGACAGAATCCTTAAACCAATTCAGATCTG GGAGATTCCTGAAGATCCGGTTCCTTTATCCGATGGTAAACATGATGAGCAGAGTTCCGAACAGGAACTTCAGTTTTCCGAACAAAAACCACAATACTCAGAAAATAATCAGCAATATTCCCAGCAGGAACTTCGGTATTCCGACCAAGACGATGCCGTTCCTCCAATGGTCTATGTTCCACCCCGCTCCAAGAAAGTCCATATTGTCTCTGAGCATCAGTACCATGTCATGGAAAGTTTGGCACAACTCTGGAAGAAAGGCAAATTGTGTGATGCTGCCATCGGAAATGGAAGTTCTGTGTTGATG GTTCACAAGATCGTCTTACTTGCTGTCTGTCCGAAGCTACTTTCAACCGTTGATACATACTACAACCAGTTTCTTATGGTCAACCTACCCCAAACTGTGAGCAGTGAAGCTCTCAATGCTTTTGCAGAATACATTTACAAGGGTCACTTAAACCTGGACCCAGATTTGCTGAATCAATTAAGGACAATAGCACTATGTTTAGAAATTGATGATTTGAAGCAATTATGTGATTCGGAAAGTGATTCATCTTCCTCTAAGGGCCAGCTCCCTAACAGTAAGAAAGCCTCTGATCCAGCACCTGACACAATAACCCTTACGTTTTATCCTCCACAAACGCAACAGTCATCAGAAAATGAAGTCAATTTATCGAGTTCCTTTGCTGTTTCCAGCCATAATCTCCAATCAGTTATGAAATCGCAAGCTAATGTTACAATTAAGAAAGAAATGACCCCAGGTAAAGCACAACTGACTCGTTTCCCGTCTCAAAAAGACCTGGTTGAACCAAAAAGTAGCGCGAATCTGGTCAATGTAGCGAGATCGGAGGTAAGAGATATTTACGAACATTTTCAGAATAACGATTTAGTTAGCACATCGATTGCTGTCTGTGATGAAGAACAGAACTTGACGTCTCACGTCAAATCGACGCCTCTCGATGTCAATCTACAACAGTATACTTATCTCCCTTTAAATGATCGCTCTCAAGTCCCACCAGAACCCACTTCATCCCTTCACGATGCAGCCGTTAATAATTTTTCTCCAGTAAATCATCCGGAACCCCCTTTAGAATCTCTTGTTAAAATGGAACCGGTTATCATTGAAGATGATTCCGACGATGATTCTCTCTTACCGTCGCCATCTTCGACTTTCATGGATTCGTCCCATATCTCTTCTTCCAGACCCATCGATGACAGCTTATCAGAAATAATCACCACCAACTGTTCAACTAACCTGAGCGACTCGTTAACAAACAATCACTGCCAAGACGGCACCAATTCCCCAGGCATCAATTTATCTCATATTGCTGTTAGCAGTCGGCATAAAGGAGATTCTTTTTTGAATCCTGAAATATTTCGGTATAATCGTCAAGTCGAAAGACATTTTACATCGAAAGAGATTAATTCAACACTGAATGACGAAATCTACACTAAAGATTTTAGATAA